Within the Mycobacteriales bacterium genome, the region CTGCAGGCGGTGGCCGCGGAGCAGGCGCTGACCGAGGCGGCCCGGCGGAGCAGCACTGCCGGGGGCGCCGGGCAGGCGCGGCGGGCAGCTCTGACGGCGGCGCGAGCTGCGCTGTCGACGGTCGAGGCCGGCGGTGTCCTGGACCTGGCGGCAGCGGCGCAGGTGGCGGTGGCGGTGGGTGACGTGCGGGTGCGCGACGAGGTGGCGACCTGGGCGCTCGACCGGTCCGACGCGATGCTGTCGCTCACCGAGCAGGTCGCCCGCCTCGTCGCGGCACCGTTCGATGCTCCTGTCTGCACCCTGCTCGCGTGGGTGGCCTACGCGCGCGGTGACGGGGCGCGGGCGAACGTCGCGCTCGACCGCGCGCTCGCGAGCGATGGTGGGTACTCACTGGCCCTGCTGCTGCGGAGGGCGCTCGACGGCGCGGTGCCGCCGCGGGAGGTTCAGCGGATGATGCGTTCCACCCGCCGGCTGCTCCATTGCTCCTCCGGCTGACCGGCTGACCGGTTGACCGGCTGACCGCGGCATGCGACCGCCCCGCACCGCGTTGTCGCCTGTGTGCGTGCCCACCTGGAAGCCGCCCTTGCGGACAACGACGCCCAGCTGCGTGACCTGGAGCGGCAGCATGCCGAGATCGTCGCCGCCTCCCGGGAGTCCAACGCGGACGACGAGCACGACCCCGAGGGCGCCACCATTGCCTTCGAGCGCCAGCAGGTGCTTGCCCTGCTCGAGAGCTGCCGCCGGACCCGGACCGACATCCTGCGTGCCCTCGAGGTGCTGGACGGGGACGGGTACGGCAGCTGTGAGCGGTGCGGCGGGCCGATCGGGGACGCGCGGCTGCAGGCCCGGCCCACCGCACGTACCTGCATCGACTGTGCGAGCCGGCGCCGCTGAGCCCCGGTCTGCGGGGGCCGGGACGCGGGTGTCGACGGGACGCGCAGGAGCTGTGCGCCGTCAGCTCGCCTGGCTCACCGAGCTCATGTTGAAGTCCGCCACCCGCAGCGTCGGCATCCGGGTCCAGGTGAAGTCGTCGCTCCACTCGCGCGGCAGTGTCGCCTCGCTGCGGCCCACCTCCGCCAGCCGGCCGAGCAGTCCGACCGGGCTCTCGTTCCACCGGAAATTGTTGACCGCCCCGACCACCTCACCGTCCTCGACGAGGTAGACGCCGTCGCGGGTCAGGCCGGTCAGCAGCAGCGTCTGCGGGTCGACCTCCCGGATGTACCAGAGGCAGGTCAGCAGCAGGCCGCGCTGTGTCGAGGCGACCATCTCGTCGGTCGAGGCGGTGCCGCCGCCGTCCATCTGCAGGTTGTGGACGTACGGCGTGACCGGTGCGGCGGCCGTCGCGGCCGAGGCGCGCGTCTGCACCAGCGCGGTCAGCGCCCCGTCGCGCAGCCAGTCGGTTGCGTGCAGCGGCAGGCCGTTGTCGAAGACGCTGGCCATCGCCGACGACGCCGTCGTCACGACGAACGGCACCGTCGCGAGCGCCGGGTCGTCCGGGTCCGAGGACAGCCGCAGGCCGGCCGGGCCGAGCCGTTCCCCGACCCGGGTGCCGCCCCCGGGGCGGGCGAAGACGGTCCGGCCCTCGTTCGCGCTGCGTCCCGCGGCTGTCCAGTAGGCGTAGGCCATCAGGTCCGCGACGGCCGACGGCGGCAGCAGCGTCTCGTAGCGGCCGGCCGGCAGGTCCACCCTCCGGGCGCCCCAGCCGAGCCGTCGGCGCAGCTCGGCGTCCAGCGCCGGCACGGAGACGTCGGACCAGTCGCGGGTGTGCCGGCCGACCCACGACGAGCCGCCGCTGCTCTTGCCGGTCACCTCCACGTACCCGGTGGGCTGCACGTGCCGCAGCCGCAGCCCGGTGGAGGAGCCGAGCCAGGTGGTCGTGAGATCGTGCGAGGCGTAGCCGTAGAGCGAGAGGCCGTCCGTGCGCGCCGTTCCGAAGGCCGTACCGAGGTCGGCTGCGACCGCCGCGAAGATGTCCGGCGGCGTCTCTGCGGCCGGGTCGGTGAAGTCGGCAGCGGCCGGCCCCGCCACCAGCGGCCCGTAGTCCTCGGCCGGGCCGGCGTCGCCCGCGGCCTGTTCGGACGCGCGCACGAGGTCCTCGAGCCGGTCGGCCACCGTCGCGCTGCGGACGCCGACGGACTCCCCGATCACGCTGATGACGGACACGGACCGGCCGCGCACCGCGCCGTTGGTGGTGAGGGTGGTGCCGGCCCAGCGCAGGTTGGCGCTGCTGCTCTCCTCCACGACGACCAGGCAGCCGTCCGCGCGCGACAGCGAGAGTGCCCGCTCCACGATCTCGCTCATCGCCCGCCCTCCTGCGCGGTGTTGAGGACCGAGACGCCGCGGAACAGCGAGGTCGGGCAGCCGTGCGACACCGCGGCGATCTGACTGGGCTGCGCCTTGCCGCAGTTGAACGCGCCCCCCAGGACGTAGGTCTGCGGTCCGCCGACCGCCTCCAGGGAGCCCCAGAAGTCCGTGGTGGTGGCCTGGTACGCCACGTCGCGCAGCTGCCCGACGACGCGGCCGTTGCGGATCTCGTAGAAGCGCTGGCCGGTGAACTGGAAGTTGTAGCGCTGCATGTCGATCGACCAGCTCTTGTCGCCGACGAC harbors:
- a CDS encoding TraR/DksA family transcriptional regulator, with protein sequence MRAHLEAALADNDAQLRDLERQHAEIVAASRESNADDEHDPEGATIAFERQQVLALLESCRRTRTDILRALEVLDGDGYGSCERCGGPIGDARLQARPTARTCIDCASRRR
- a CDS encoding metallopeptidase TldD-related protein, whose amino-acid sequence is MSEIVERALSLSRADGCLVVVEESSSANLRWAGTTLTTNGAVRGRSVSVISVIGESVGVRSATVADRLEDLVRASEQAAGDAGPAEDYGPLVAGPAAADFTDPAAETPPDIFAAVAADLGTAFGTARTDGLSLYGYASHDLTTTWLGSSTGLRLRHVQPTGYVEVTGKSSGGSSWVGRHTRDWSDVSVPALDAELRRRLGWGARRVDLPAGRYETLLPPSAVADLMAYAYWTAAGRSANEGRTVFARPGGGTRVGERLGPAGLRLSSDPDDPALATVPFVVTTASSAMASVFDNGLPLHATDWLRDGALTALVQTRASAATAAAPVTPYVHNLQMDGGGTASTDEMVASTQRGLLLTCLWYIREVDPQTLLLTGLTRDGVYLVEDGEVVGAVNNFRWNESPVGLLGRLAEVGRSEATLPREWSDDFTWTRMPTLRVADFNMSSVSQAS
- a CDS encoding metallopeptidase TldD-related protein, whose protein sequence is VVGDKSWSIDMQRYNFQFTGQRFYEIRNGRVVGQLRDVAYQATTTDFWGSLEAVGGPQTYVLGGAFNCGKAQPSQIAAVSHGCPTSLFRGVSVLNTAQEGGR